One window from the genome of Magnolia sinica isolate HGM2019 chromosome 4, MsV1, whole genome shotgun sequence encodes:
- the LOC131244364 gene encoding patatin-like protein 2 codes for MERATSIINHIQPPTFGDLITILSIDGGGIRGIIPATILSFLESQLQELDGEDVRLADYFDVIAGTSTGGLVTAMLTTPNENNRPLFAAKDIKDFYLTHCPKIFPQCRGPFSSAVKMFKAISGPKYNGKYLHGLCREKLGKTRLHQTLTHAIIPTFDIKKLQPTIFSTYEVKSKPYLDAELSDICIGTSAAPTYLPTHCFETKDSQGNVREFNLIDGGVAANNPALVAMGEVTRQVFRGNPDFFPIKPMDYGRFLVISLGTGSMKMDEKYSASQASKWGVMGWLLSGGSTPLVDVFTQASADMVDIHISVLFQALHSESNYLRIQDDTLSGTVSSLDFATKENLDNLVKISKELLKKPVSRVNLETGIFEPVKNEGTNEEVLKRFAKQLSEERRLREMRSPHTKLFKSN; via the exons ATGGAACGAGCAACCTCCATAATCAATCATATCCAGCCCCCAACTTTTGGAGACCTAATCACCATTCTCAGCATCGATGGAGGAGGAATCAGAGGAATCATTCCAGCAACCATTCTAAGCTTCCTGGAGTCTCAGCTTCAA gagctggatggtgaggatgtgaGACTTGCAGACTATTTTGATGTGATTGCAGGGACGAGCACGGGTGGCCTTGTAACCGCCATGTTAACCACACCTAACGAGAATAACCGTCCTTTGTTTGCTGCCAAAGATATCAAGGACTTCTACCTTACTCACTGCCCGAAGATCTTCCCACAATGCAG AGGCCCGTTTTCTTCAGCTGTTAAGATGTTCAAAGCAATATCAGGACCCAAATACAATGGCAAGTATCTTCATGGCCTTTGCAGAGAAAAGCTAGGAAAGACACGGTTGCACCAGACCTTGACACACGCCATCATTCCAACTTTCGACATCAAGAAGCTGCAGCCCACCATCTTCTCCACCTATGAG GTAAAATCGAAACCATATTTGGATGCGGAACTCTCAGATATCTGCATCGGCACATCCGCAGCTCCAACTTACCTTCCCACCCACTGTTTTGAAACCAAAGATTCTCAAGGGAACGTAAGGGAATTCAACCTCATCGATGGTGGTGTTGCTGCTAATAATCCG GCATTGGTGGCCATGGGTGAAGTTACAAGGCAGGTTTTCCGAGGGAACCCAGATTTCTTCCCAATCAAACCAATGGACTATGGTAGATTTCTAGTCATCTCGCTGGGAACTGGATCAATGAAGATGGATGAGAAGTACAGTGCGAGCCAGGCGAGCAAGTGGGGAGTTATGGGATGGTTGCTTAGCGGCGGTTCCACTCCGTTGGTGGATGTGTTTACTCAGGCAAGTGCCGATATGGTTGACATCCACATATCAGTTCTCTTTCAAGCCCTTCATTCCGAATCTAACTACCTTCGGATTCAA GATGATACATTAAGCGGGACAGTTTCATCCCTTGACTTTGCGACCAAGGAAAACTTAGATAATCTTGTAAAGATCAGCAAAGAGTTATTGAAGAAACCAGTTTCGAGGGTGAATTTGGAGACGGGTATCTTCGAACCTGTCAAGAATGAAGGCACCAATGAAGAAGTTCTCAAAAG GTTTGCCAAACAGCTTTCGGAAGAAAGGAGGCTCCGCGAAATGAGATCTCCACACACAAAATTATTCAAATCCAATTAA